One Siniperca chuatsi isolate FFG_IHB_CAS linkage group LG1, ASM2008510v1, whole genome shotgun sequence genomic window, cagtgtTCAAAATTAAGCTTAAAGGTGACATGAACCCCCACACTTTTCTGCTTTAatcttatatatatttttcttgcaGTGCTTAAATTATTAAGTGTagagcattttctttttcttcctctttatccttttcctttttgttattCTACCAACTTTAAACTTGTTGTCGCAGATGCTTCATTAAACTTCATTAAACGTAAACTTAACTTTTCTAATCTTAAAGTTACATCTCCATTACCTGGGACTCCAGGAGCTCCTGGAGGACCAGGTAGACCAGGAAGACAAGGGCTATCAGGACTTTTTCCTGCCCTCCCCAGAGACGGCTTGTCACTGCTGTTGGCCAGGCCAGGTACctacaaacagcacacagaggaAGTAGGATGAATGGAGGAAAGCAAGGTAGAGTCCGTAGTTCCCCACATTTTGCTTTGTGCCACCCTCAGTTTTTTAGATGAGTTAAACCAAAGCTGAACATCTATTTTCCAGTCTGCTACATGCTACAACAAGTTGACACAGTGGCTGTAGTAATCAGTGAGTGTTATCaatcatataaaatataaatatataaaaagaatTCCAAGTACAATCAAACACTATGGGTACGAAAAGGTGGAAACCCTTCTATCTGGCATCTCGGTAAAAATAATCAACTACTGGTAAATACTATTTGGTTCAATTTTAAGAGGACTTAGCCTCTCTAAAGTAGACATGTTACCTGGTTGGGTGGCTGTGTGTTGCCCAGCCTCAGTTTTAGCTGCAgcagactgtttttcatgttcatAAAATCCTGACAGGTGAACGAACAGGTACCAGCACTCATCAAGGTGTCTGACTTCCCCGAAGAACTCACTGCAAGAcaaaacatacttttaaaacatttcattttcagcatGGATGGCCGCACTGGGAATCAAACCCCTAACACTGACATTGCTGTTCTATATGAGCAACACATGTCAAATCACACTCAATCGCAATCATAATTTACTTCATTTCCAGAGTGTGAAATAGTAAAACAATTACTGTACAAACATTAAACCAGCCATCTGCAGCATCATTACCCTTTGTTAACATGgacaaataaacatatatacatcaGATTCCTAGTGACCACATAGATTTTTATGTATTACTGATTATGATATTAACTACATAAGAAGCCTAAAAGAATCTATTCTTTAAGCTCATAACTTATTTCATGCATCTTATGTTGTACAGGCCCTGATGGAGCAATGAACCCACAAACTGATGGATACAGATTCTGACTCCAACAAAACATATAAACTCACAGTTGTGTACAGGGATGCAGGAGTGTTGGTCGGCTGCGAGTATGTAGCCGCTGCGACAGCGACACAGGAAGCTGCCCACTGTGTTCACACACTCATGGTCACACATGTTGCTGTCCGGGTGCTCACACTCATCaatgtctgcgtgtgtgtgtgtgtgtgtgtgtgagggggagaaaaagaggaaagaaagtgtACATgatcacaaacaaaataaaaatcaaagttTGGAGTTTTGGAACTAAAGTTATTCCTAACATGAACTCAGCACGTGTCTTAAgattgttttcatctttttttcattatgtGACAGATGTTAAGCCCTTTGAGATTAAGAGCTATGTATAATAACTCTGTTGTGACTTCATTATAATATAATTGCGTCTACATGCATTTTACATTATGTGCCACTGGGGTGCAGATAGAAGAAATAGAAGAAATCTGCTGAATTGCTTTATGGCAAAGAGGGAAACTGCTTTGCTACACAAAACAGGAGGAGGGCGCTGTTTTTCCAGTCAAGAAAAACCACTTCCAACATGTTAGTGCTGTTTAAAGAAGCCAAAAGGATGTAATTTTTTTGAGGAATCTCTTTTAATATGCATGTGGGTCAATGTAAGGAATAAAATACAGGTGTGTGATGAAATGGGTGAGAAATGTCCCATGACAGTGATAGACATGATAGTCAAAGTATTTAACCTGGAGATGAGAAGGGAGTGTACTGACCCAAACAGTAAGGAGATTTGTGGTTGCGGTGTCTTTCTCGGTCGAAGCGATAGCCGGGGTAACATGTGCAGACAACTCGTCCAAAGTTATCAGTGCACTGCTGCTCGCAGGGCGACGctgcacacacatccatgtctacagagagagaggacgCAGAGAGCACGCGGCCAGAGCATGTTAAAGTTATTCAGGATCACTGTCCGAAAATCAACATTACTGTAATCACCCAGGAGCACTATTAGTCTTTATTACCACCTCCTTACACAAAACGTTCCACATCCACAACTGGGAACTGACCAGCACAGCTTCCCTATAGGCCCTTtctcacagaagacattttgacatgtaacAGTaaggaaagcacaggtgtaaataagaAAATTAATGGGTCAGGGTCCTGGCTcgctgtcatggcttactgggacacttgactagaacagagccatcgttaatgttttTAGTAACAccagtgcttttcctgctatgacaggTCAAAagctgtgtccgaaatcactcccttgttcactcattcactgcaCCCCAgtagtttactctatagtgagcagtaaattgagagtTTGGACACTTATGAATCATCAGTATTTTGCGTCATCACTGACAGATGTAGGATCGCACTACTGTCATTTTTGCATCTATAAAATACAACctattgcattgtgggatttttAGCATAATCTACACCCATGGAGACTACTTTTTTCGTTCCACTGTGGGAATTTTTGAGGGTAACATATAGTGTGTAAGTTTCACACTCTCATATAAAATGACAGTGGGTAAATATATTGCACTATATGGTAATATATAGcccaaatgtctgctgtgaaaaaggcctattacaATAACtgaactttgtttgtttacagtggCTGCCAGAATGAATTTACAGTTTAATTAAtggctgattaaaaaaaactgaatgatCTTGCAAACTAGTAAGTATTAGTACTATTAGTACTAGTGcccattatttatatatatatatatatatatatatacaatatgatTTTTCAGGCACAGTTGCATCAGCTGACTCTTTCTTGGATCCATTCTTAAAAGGCTGTTATGTCCATGGAGGAACAGTGTTCTCTAGTGGCCGATGTAACTCACTGTTATTCTATGGAGGAACATATACACTATATTCCAAGTACTGACGCCATAGACACTTAGCCTGTTTGTCAATACTGTTCACCAGTGTTCCTGATCATGATTACGTAAGTCAAATTTTCAcaattatcagatttttttctatGAATGTCCACAACAAAATGTGGCAGTTGTCTGTGCCAAAACTGTgggctgtttctttttttggctgttatgttgtttgttccaGTGCCCACTGCAATGGGCTAGTTATCTGAAATGACTCCTTAAACATAATTACTCCCAAACTGACAAAAGTCGACCATAATAAGTGCATTATTTGGACTTCTTTGGAGGTCCAAATAGACAAATGTGGTCTCCAGGCAGTGTTTTGTGCAGCCTGTTTTAATCTATACAGTAAATAGCTGTAATGGAGAAACTATATCAGATTTGGAGCATGTGAATCAGCTAAACTTAGAGGGTGGAGTGTATGGTTTACCTACTTTCAGGTATGCACTGGCCCATTACAAACCTGAATCCGTCACAGCATTTCctcctgaaaaaaagaaaaaataatccGATGTTTGTATTTCTACCACCATTTTCACATCAGCAGGGCCAGCCCTTCAGCCTGTcatcattaaaggaatagtctgaCATTTGGGAATACactgatttgctttcttgcaaagagttagatgaaaagattaatactactctcatgtctgtatggtaaatatgaagctacagctagcaaccagttatcttagcttagcataaagatggAGAATACATAAAGGAGGCTTTTGTCAGTGCAGAGGTTTAGTTTGATGGACTGCCGAATAAAGACATCATCATATCCGGGACTAAAGACTTGCCTCTGTCCACTAGCAAGGTTGAGAGGCGCATTTATGAAATGGCATAAAatgtacacatccagcaaactGTTGCACTGACAAATGCACAGGTGTGGCTGTGGATTAAAGTTTGGAAATCAATGACATCCCATGTCTCACAGTCGGCTGACAACAGATCATTCAGAGGCAGCTCAAAGTATCAACATACAGACCAGACATAGCGAAGCAGCGAAAGGCAGGGACAGCGGTCGCACTGATAGCTAAGCCCAGTTAACATTTTACTTATTAGTAGCCTACATCACAACATGGTAACTAAGAGAGGCCTACaactctattattattattataaacaatGTCAAACTTCTAATAATAGTGTAACTATCAGTCCACAGTCATCTTTGTAAATCTGTGTCAATTGACGCTCATCTGAAGCACTTCTGACACACAGGATCTTGCACAACAGTTGGAGTTCAATCAAATCATTTTTTGTGGTCATTCTTTTGCCGTTTCTGCATTGCAGCCAGTTTTATATTGAATAGTTGCTGCAAACACTTCTAAGCATTATTGCAAACATTTCAGGAGATTGTCACTCCAGCTGTCTGAGGGCCTCTGGTCTGTTCTCTTGTTTTCACtccacagtaaaaaaaaaagtccactgATAAACTTAAATATATTTGGAACAGTAGCTGCAGTTTAGGCACTACTTATTCTGATATGgcttatttcctgttttgttccCTGGCCAGGACTTGAATCCTGACTAAATAAACAACTAAAAACTATTACTTAACCTCAAGTTTTTAACTCCTTTACAGTATCTGCGTTTGTAACGTAAGCTCGTAACAGTTCAGTGGATGCAGTATTTTTGAAATACGGCATTGTGCAATGAAAACTGGGCAACTATTTCTCTCAAAATGGATTTATGGCGTTTGGCAATGACACTTGTCCAGCCATCCCACAACAATCCACCACATGTTACAGACATTACAGTtggaaaaacagagaggaaatggCTCAGAAACTGGAGCAGCACAGCCACGCAACAAATATCACACGCATTTGAAGAAAAAGGGGAAGAATGCACAACTCCTGTCCTAAAAATTGCATGCTGTTACCGGAGGGGATTTAACATGCTGCCTCATTCACTTCCCCCTCAAGACAACAAGTTGCTTTTATTCTCCTCCAGCCTCCATGCAGTGTAACCCTAAATCACTCCAAgatcccccctccttctcctgaATGAAAAATAACCTATAAAACGGCAAGGCCGGCCTAAACTGATGAGATCCAGATGAGAGCAGCTTTAATCTGCAGCCTGTAGCTGGGAGTGTTGAGACGGATGGATAAGGCCGGGCCTGGAACTGAGGTGGAGAAAGGACAGTGAACGCTGAGATGAACATTGTCACtcattcagtcagtcaatcagtcaATCCATCAATCAGTTAGTCAGTGATCTAAGTTGGGTTAATACATTGCAGATGTAAGTCTGTCCTGGGGAGGAACGCCACAAGTTTATTCCTTAGCATGATACTAAAATACATGCCACTAAAAGATTGACATAAAGATTCAAGTCAATCTGGTTCTGATGTGACAGTCACAATTTCTATTAAATCAGAGACTGTCAACCTCTTTATTCAAGATGATGATCCCGATTTTATAACAGGTAATTTCTCTGACACCAACAATTCAGGACtacacaaaaaacagaattcattcataaaatatgatccagtttcaccaaaatcagtgaataaagttataaagttgtgctTTTGTACAGTGATCAGTGAGGCCCAAGCTATATGTTTTTTTCCTAGGGTGACTGACAGGCCGTCTGTCAGTCAGAAATGCATCAGCCTCAGCAGTTCTTCCCTGGGTGTTTGTGATGGACAGGACAGGGAGGCTGGGGCGTATGGACAAGCAGAtgagggaggaggcagaggtgactcgtgtgtttttgttttggaatgTAAAAGTATGTTGGTCAGGAAGGCAACAGGCCCGGTCAACATGACACGGCCTCTAAAACACAGACCATTTCAATGGAATCTGACttatgtgtacgtgtgtgtagaAATTTGTCTGGTGGGAATACAAGAGTGTTTCTTTTATCAGTATATATAATAGAAATAGAAGTTGTAGTAGTATTATTTTGGCATGGACAATGATTGAATATGACTATCagcagtgattaaaaaaaaaatatcagaacAGTTAGAAGTTAGAACAatctaactgtgtgtgtgtgttcatatctGTGAGAATACATCTGcacatacgtgtgtgtgtgtgtgtgtctgtgtgagggCTGGGATACCATCCAGTAATTGGGTACAGCCTTTTAATGTCAGTCAGGGTTTATTAGTGAGAGCAATCCATGACGCTAGCAAGGTCCCTCTCCTACTCTCTCCTTTTTCATGTCCTCTCTGTGCACTTTACTTCACTCCACCTACATCTAGTCTGTGATTTGAAACATGTCAATTTATATTCAAACCATTCTATCGGCCTCTTGTTTCACAGTGAACTCCATTGGTTCACTAGTCGTTGACCTCATGTTGCCCTCTGTCCATGAAACCTGATGAGGTGTCTGACTTTTCCATCTTTATTTCATTCAGAGGAATATAAGACTTGCTGAGGCCAGGAGGATTGCTCAAAGCCTTTAACAGCCACAACAGGGCTTTCTGTctgctagttttttttttacaattgcttaCAGGCATTTCTCCATACTAAGTtctctttttcaaaactcttcacgcAGTTCTCTTTGCAACAGTTAATGACACATCCaaaatgcaaccaaaacacttcatacacatcTCAGGATCAACTCCTATACCATAAAGGTGCTTTTCAGCAGCCAGCGGTTGCAGCGGTTTCAACTTTAATCACACAGGCTCGCCATGTGACTATGGCAACCACAGAAACCACAGCGAGGGAAACGATACAGCAGCTGGTTTTAGTGGTATTTGAGTTCCCTGGATTATCCACCGCTTCAccagcagagaacagactgATCAATGAAGAGAAGTGTTGGTTTCATATCCACAGCACATCTTATGTCCTCCTTATGTTGTTTATTGTAGCAATATTATTTACAAGAGAGTTGTGTTGAAAGTTGTGAAACTGTGTCTCAGCCTGTACATATGTACTCAGATTTGTGAACGTGTACATGAATCTCTGtgtatttaaaattttgtaAGTGTACTTAGTGagtgaatatttaaaaatacagccaTGAGAGGCGTACCAAGGCGTAACTGAAGAATGTTCTGTTTTTCCATCTCTTGAAGCCTAAGACTTTTACCTCATTAATAGAAGGCcttttacattcagtttttaGTACACTTCAGTCGTATGCACATTTAGAGATTTGTGTACCCGAGTACACACGTACAGATTGAAATATAGTTTCACAACGCTCCACATACATTTGTAGATAATATTGCTAGATTATAGACCCTATACTGATCCATTTAAAGTGTTTTCTCAACAGCGTATATtgtgcaataaaacaaaaagcctGACTGGTGACATAAACAAGAAATCAACTAAACTAAACAATCACAGCACTGAAGTGTCCGAAATTAGTAGTGAATTGTTCAATTATTGTAATGAATTGAAAACCTTGTGCTAAATAGTAGAGATGAAGTAGGATATTGTTTGTATAGGCTGACCTGCAGTATTAACTCTTCTGGCTTTGTAAGCCAGgattaaaatgtatgttgtaaTTTGTAGCAATTTGCATATGTTTCGCAGATGATTAGCTCTGCATTAAGAAAATACATGGATGATAGAAAGGGTTCGAGAGGAATTGGACAGTCTCAGTCTCTCTTGGCTTTTGCTGACACACTGTCAGTGTGGATTTCAGTAACTGTGactgctggctgctgttttTGACAGCTTGTGTACCCAGCGCACGATAAATTACATTAAACCAAGAACTGGAAATGGACTGGACATTACATAGCTCATACCAAGCCATTAACAAAATGTCTTGATTGGCTCTGATAGAGATCCTGCAGAGGGACAGGATCTGTAGCAAGTAGTAAAATGATTCTTGCTGATTTTTGGAGGGAAAAAGTGAGCAAGGTAAAAAATTAAGTCACCCGTGTCAGGCCTCTAACATGGCCCAGTAGTGTGTCTTGAGGATGTCTACAGTCAAGCTCCAGCATGTCATAACCACTCCATATTGAGTCTTCATGCCACACTGACCTGATCCCATCCAAAGCATCCTAAACTCCACCCCTACccatcctcctctctggtctttgGGTACCAAGTTTCTCCCACCGGTCCCTTGTGCTGGTGGTGGCTGACCCAGCAGCTACCTGCCCAGTGAAGGGTGCAGGCAGGCGCATGTACGACCCCAGTCTGCTGCGCCAGCTGCTGCCAAAATCAGCACGGCGGCACTGGAAGAAACACTGAGACAGGATCCAGAGGCAGGCCTGGGCCTGGATAACTTTACACTGAAGATAATGTACTTTAGCAAGGGGTCTCCTTCCAGGGGGGCGATGCTCACTGTTATGGTTTCCCATCCAGCAttaatgtgatttatttgtgCATTCACAGGCAGAAATGTGCTACAGAGACAGGATATTCATTATAGCACCCAAAGAAAACCTCACTACCTCCCCAAGTTTCCAGCTCAGTGCAGGGGTCCTGAGAGCAGGGCACAGTATGGATGATTCTTTCCATAGATGATGCTGTCACTATGCATTATGAGTCCCATTCACATTACAGAGGGTTGTTCTCCTAGTTTGTAGGTAGAGTTTCTACACATGAGGGCTTCAGGCTTAGAGGCTTCAGTATCACTCTCTTCTGATGTCCTTTGAAATAAATCACATCTTCTGCGTTAGATTGCAAAGATGTGGGATGATCCTAGGGGGATGTTAAGATGATGGGGGAGTAAATGCCACAAGTAAGAAATGAGGGAGGAGGACATTAGCAGGAGGAGGATGGTTAAAAGACAGGGATGAAGGTTGTTGTCAGCTTAGAGTTTCCCTCTTGGGACTCTGGTGGGAGGAACACAGGAAGTGGAACTCAGTGGAGGTCAATGGCCTCTTGACACGCCAGGACAGGAGACcagccatgtgtgtgtataaacgtatgtgtgtgtgtgtgtgtacgtcttGTCATTTTGATGGATGCTCCTTACTGATGTGGCTTATACGTGTTACAATTACAGCATGTTGTATTCATCAACCATGctgtaattaatttatttgctcAGCAACCCTCACAGTCGCAAGCAGTTCAAAAACTTGGCTGGTCATGTTGTGTATGATGGTGTGATGATGGATTACGCTGAAACACATTAGTATGATGAGACTGACACATTTCTGGAGGGCTGCCATGTCCATTTCTTATATATGTTCTTTTGGGAGTCAGTATCGTTCATTTCTGAAGTTgagcttttttgtgtttttgtgttttcaatgtGTTGCTACTTTTCTGCTGTTGCTGGgatttctttttgttctgtCCATAagccctttgtgtgtgttttaaatccCCAGTGGAAGCCCATTTATACTACTTCATAAGAAGGCTCAACTAATTGGTACTTTTCCACCAATTTGTCTCACAACACAACCAAGAAATCAAGAGAACTCCAACTTGTGACTACTTGTTTGAAGATTAAAAATCTTTATATTCAAAGTGTCCTAAACTCCAAAAATCCTCTCATGATCTTGGAGGTTTCTTCtctacaaattaaacaaaaccagCCTCTACGTCAGTGTCCTCCTAAAGGTGTGAAGGTGTTGCGGATAGCCGCATGTACAGCTCTTTTAGTGTTAGCGtataattgtgtttgtgtgtgtgtgtattcttttGAAACTCGTGCAAGTATACATATGTGAAGGTGTTAGTGTGGCGAGCGTAAGCACCTCCTCTCTGTATATTTGCTCTACCAGCCCACTTCCAGGACCCAGGCCTCAGGGGAAACATCATAGCTCCGGCCTAACAGAGGAAGCTTTGACTGGGAGCACAGGAGGTCTGAACCACTTCCACCAGAATACAAGCTGACCTgcactcctcctcccctctgttATGGCTCACCTCTCCCCACTCGCCTCATCTTTCCATCATTTCTCCTGCCACTCTCCCATCCTGACCCCCTCTTTAAAAACACCCTTTAACCTTTTGTCTCTTGCTCTAATTTCATCATTGCAGGATCACAGGAATATTTTGATACAACCAATGAACATCTGAACAGATACActcagcttttatttttctcattgccTTTAATTATAGTCAATTTTAGTAATTTTATCAGATGAACATTTTTTATGAGTGTTTGCTAACTGCTATTGTAAATGCCCACCCCTCTTTTCTATCCACTGGCACCCTGCTGCCTTTGTTCTCACAGCTAATGAGTGCTGAGGTTTTAGTGTTTGTGATAACTTCTGGATATTCAACATAAGTTGAAGGAGCTGGCTGAACATTTTCCTCCTTcacagtctctctttctctcttactaTCTTGAGctattaaaggaatagctcaAGTTTGAtttcactctcatgtctgtacactaagtATGAACCTGGAGTCAgaaggtgattagcttagcttagcataaagactggctcactcagctagcctggctcactCCAAAGCTAAAAAATCCACCTGCCAGAATCTCTAAAGATCActtattaacatgttacatctcctttgtttaatctgtatacaAACATAACAATTATTGGTTTGACAGGGAGTTACATGCTataactatttcttgaccaggtgcagtgacttcctggagtcttgtcgtcaccaAGAGTTTGCCAGGAAACCAGAGACTCTCAACTcttaactcttggcaagaaagtgaataactATTTCCCGATGTGTCAGACTTTTCCTTAAAGATGTGATATTTCAAGGATGAAACAAGTTTCCGTGGACCGCGGCATCCCTGGTTCGGGTCTGGctagggacctttgttgcatctctctcttccttgttTCATGACATGTCTCTGCTGGCGTTATCTGGTGAAGGCGTAAAATGCCAAAAGAATAATTTTAAGAAAGTAGTTGGcttgtcaaaaaacacattaagcCTCATGATcctgtgttatattttgtattttaagctTTTAGAATATCCCTATTGTCTGAGATATATTGATTTTCTTCAAGcctgtgttatattttgtattttaagcaTTTAGAATATCCCTATTGTCTGAGATATATTGATTTTCACAAGCTGTATATTGTAACTTATGAAGAATTAAATTCTTTAAAGAATGTCACTTAAaaaaatagttcaacattttcgGAAATACGCTTATCTTAGAGGGAGTTTAATACTGTAGCTAtttttgacaaacaacagtttatccatctgCCCAGCACTTCCATGCAGCATCTCTAGCTATAGTGCACGTTGCCAGGTGCAGTTTTGCTATAGGTTTCTGTACAGGCATAatggtaccaaacctggcaaTCTCATGTGATGATAAGACTGCGCCCTAGTGTTTTTGCCAAGAACAGTTAGTTACAGCACATAATTCTCcctgtgtgcgcatgtgtgagctttaggggtgctgttaccagtctttatgctaagctaagctaaccgtgtCCCAATTACCCAAAAATaatgaactatttctttaaaagccAGTCAAATCCTTAAAATATGAtaaacagcaaagaaaataagTGGAATCATGTAATTGGCAGGGTTattaaaagtgtttgtgtgagacCACActtcattcacattcacagaA contains:
- the LOC122876776 gene encoding collagen and calcium-binding EGF domain-containing protein 1-like isoform X2 encodes the protein MVVEIQTSDYFFFFSGGNAVTDSDMDVCAASPCEQQCTDNFGRVVCTCYPGYRFDRERHRNHKSPYCLDIDECEHPDSNMCDHECVNTVGSFLCRCRSGYILAADQHSCIPVHNLSSSGKSDTLMSAGTCSFTCQDFMNMKNSLLQLKLRLGNTQPPNQVPGLANSSDKPSLGRAGKSPDSPCLPGLPGPPGAPGVPGHPGEPGERGGPGERGPHGPRGPRGDMGPMGPEPDLKHIKRGRRGPVGPTGAPGRDGLKGDRGAAGPRGPPGPPGSFDFLLLMMADIRNDIIELQEKVFGERRGITLDSPPHSSGEVEFVDWGSGQGDLMLNT